A single Gasterosteus aculeatus chromosome 2, fGasAcu3.hap1.1, whole genome shotgun sequence DNA region contains:
- the LOC120828964 gene encoding urotensin-2: MKCDHLVSWAFLLVASGPLLAHPITESQEMPYPGPVSAEDGGLSALDDLSPSEQNFPSRDAAGLRYSTLISGDYNKDGVRAGLLPRGMKREVLLERQSLLNPFSRLFGIRKQFRKRAGNSECFWKYCV; this comes from the exons ATGAAGTGTGACCATCTTGTGTCCTGGGCCTTTTTGCTGGTGGCCTCTGGCCCCCTGCTGGCCCACCCCATCACAGAGTCCCAGGAGATGCCCTATCCAGGACCCG TATCAGCTGAGGACGGAGGACTCAGCGCTCTGGATGATCTGTCTCCCTCCGAGCAAAACTTTCCTTCCCGGGATGCAGCTGGTCTCAGATATTCCACTCTGATATCTGGGGATTATAACAAAGACG GTGTTAGAGCGGGCCTGCTTCCCAGGGGGATGAAAAGAGAG GTCCTGCTGGAAAGACAAAGCCTCCTAAATCCTTTCAGCCGCCTGTTTGGCATCCGGAAGCAGTTTAGGAAGAGAGCAGGGAATTCTGAGTGTTTCTGGAAGTACTGCGTCTAA